DNA sequence from the Eulemur rufifrons isolate Redbay chromosome 6, OSU_ERuf_1, whole genome shotgun sequence genome:
ttaaaatacagttactTGGGTCCCACTTAGATTCCAGAAGTCTAGACTGAAACAAGAgaatctacttttttaaaaaagcactccAAAGTGATTTTGATATAAATTACTGATCTagaaaacttttttcattttacaggtaggaaaactgagacccagcTAGATGAACTAACTTCCCCATGGTCGCAGAGCAAACTTGTAGTAGAACTATACTGGAATTAGAATTCAAGATGCAAGTGTCTCAGCTAAAGGCTCTTTCTAGAACTTGTTCCTTATTCAAACCAAATACACTGCAGCCACCTCTGGGCCTGAGGTATTCCTTCCAGAATTGCAATCCTGCCCTCCAGGGGATTCCTCACAAAAAAGTCTAGGACAGGTCCTAGCCTCTCCTTAGCTAGCCCACCTTTTCTCTGTTTGTTACTTAGTAGACCCTATAGGCTCCATCTAAACCTATCGGCCACCAGGTTCCCCCAATAATTACTGCAGTTAACACTGCTGGAGCACAGCCCTTCCCAGATTTGAGTAAGGCTCGCTCCTGGCCTTTTCCATTCCAAGTCCTTACCTGACGGCTCTGCAGCGACTTGCAGGCAGACAGGAACTCCTGGGTCCGATCCCGGCAGGACATGGTGTCCGGAGGGGGAGGGACCAGGGCCACTGAGGGGGGCAGAGGGGCGATGTCGCTGCTGCTACTGCCAGCAGTTGCAGGGGACAGGACCTGTGTCTTTGAGAGACCCAGGTAGACACCCTGATCCGTGTTCTTAGAGCCGTAGCGTTTCCGCGGGATCATTGAGACGCATAACCTCGGACTGTTGTGGAGGGGAGAGTGTCATTCCCCAGGCAGCTTCCTTCCCCACAAAATCCCCCGTTAACCAGCAAAATCCTCGGGCCCCTTCACTTTGTACGGACTTTCGCGCCCAAGGCGCTCGCAGATCCTGGGGCCGGCCCACAGCGGAAAAGGCCCCGCTTCCTCCCTGGCCCAAGTCGAACCCTCCTCAGACTCTTCTTCCAACTTGGCTCTGGCGACCAGAGCGCGGGCCCGGGGACCCTGAAGCAGAGACTGACCCAGAGCCAGGTCTCGTGGCCCTGAGACTCCAGCCCGGTCTGTGCAACTGCCCCAGGCCCTAACCTGGCCCTTTGGTATCCTTGGCTTCCTTGGATCCCTTAGGGAGAAACGGTGACTGACCTCCGGAGAGGGACACACTTCGGTGGGCGGAGGGGGGAACCTTTAGGTGTTTATTTGAAACAGGAAGTCCCACCTCCTCCCAAGTTCCGCCTTCTGAAAGACTGCAAGCACTGATTAGCTAAAGCCAACGTCTTTCTCAACAGAGGTTTTCCTGATTGGACAGCAAGGTATTCGCTCACCCGGAGCCGGGCCGGCAGGACTTGCCCGCTCGCCCCAGGTTCCCTTCCCCCCGCCCGTCGTCGCCCCCGTAGAGCGGCTGCCCCGGACCTGACAAGCGGCCAGACCCCCTCTTAGAGCGAATCTtacttcctctctgcctcctgccgCCGCCACCACTGCCACAATCTCCCGGGCCGTCACAGCCTCCTCCCCGGGCGCCGAAGCCGCCGAAACCCGACCAAAGGCGAGAAGCCGCCACGTCACCCACACGTAACCCCACCCCCGGTGACGAGGGGCGGTGCCACGCCTTTTCGAGCCCAGCGACCCGAGAGACACGCCCCACTACGAAACGCAAGAGCGATCCCGCCCTCCCATTGGCTAGACCGGCACCCTGACCCCGCCCCTGAGGAACTGCAGCCGGAGcctgggggctgggcccgccTCGGGGGAGGAGCCTTAAAGAGCCCGCAGCCTTGTGGTGTTGGCGCCCAGAGCATCCTGAGCCGGCAGCAGAGGCACAAGTGCTTGTGCAGGTCCACGTTAGAAATTTTATTCTCTGGAGTCTGGGGCGGactgagagcagggctggggtcaCCCCTTCTCCGGCTCCTCCTGGGTCTCTTCCTGTGTCTCCTCCTGGTTATGGTCTCGGATCGGACTCTCCCTATGGACCTGCTCTGAATGCCTCTTGCTTGATGACCGCGCAGAGCCCCGACGACTGAACATGGATAGCCGCCGCCACAGTACGGTGATCAGAAGGCTTTCGTTCGACTTAGGCCTCTGATTCTGGTGGCCCGGGGAGTCCAAGTCCGTCTCTCCCGCACCTAAGGGGACGACGAGGCTGCTCAGCTTAGCTCTCTCTTCCCACCCATTCCCATCCAACCTCCTGAGTGGCTCTCTCGGGCAgccccctttccctctccctgggcCCTCTGTCTGTCCGTGGTCCCACCATCCTCAGAGTCGCCGTCCTTGCCCTGTTCATCGGAGGTCGGAAAGTCCTTGTCTTGGCAGCAGCCCATGGCCCTCCGCAGCCCCGTACTCTGTGCCGCCCACGCCAGCCTAACTGGCTCCAGGCCGGGCTTTTGTGACGTCAGATATCCTGCTGCCCCAGCTCAGGGAGCCCCTACCCCAAGCTacccctctttcttttctcccatcaCAAAAGGCTCAGGGTCATGATGGGTGTTCAGCTGTTTATTTACAAAGTGGGCATAGGGGCTTCAGGGGCTGGTGGACCCAGGCcgcttcttctttctccttttagtttGGAGGGCACCTTGGGTCTGCTTCAAATCAGGGAGCTTCCGCTTGGCAGCTGCCTCCAAGGCCACCCAAAGTTcatctgtctctgtgtcttctgAGGGCACCTTGTTGGGCTCTTGGGGTTCTTGGGGCTCATCCTGGTGAAGGAGAAGAAAGCTTAGGAGTCAAGGGCACAGTGACAGTCCAGAGCGAAGGAGATCCTAACTGAAAAACAACCCCTCTGTGTACCACCATCTTTATTTCCTGCTCCAGCAACCATTCCCATCTGTGCTCTTAGGTGTGTCACCCTTGCCAATAACCCTGTCAGGATGTTAACTGTTAACACccctcagagaaattaagtaacttggcAGGTAAATAGATAGCCCCAGGTCTGTGTTCCAGTTGTTCCAGCtgcctcctttttctctccacagGGAAATCCTCACATCTATGCCCTTGGCTTCCACACTCCCAGGCCAACTGCTCACCTCCCAGTTAGCCCTGCCTGACAGGAGGACGCAGTTCAGCTGAGACTTGAGATAAACCTGAAAAAGATGAGAGGCCTTAGGGAGCACAGGCATGCTGAGATAGAAATATCAATGGGGGAACACACAGCAGAGGGGTCCACAAGACCATTGAGTTAAGCAGAGGGGCTGAGGTCCAGAGGGTTGGGCTCTCACCTTATGCTCCAGGCCCCGTGGATTCTGGATCCTGTGTACCCTCAA
Encoded proteins:
- the TEX54 gene encoding LOW QUALITY PROTEIN: testis-expressed protein 54 (The sequence of the model RefSeq protein was modified relative to this genomic sequence to represent the inferred CDS: inserted 2 bases in 1 codon), which encodes MGCCQDKDFPTSDEQGKDGDSEDGGTTDXDRGPRERERGLPERRAKLSSLVVPLGAGETDLDSPGHQNQRPKSNESLLITVLWRRLSMFSRRGSARSSSKRHSEQVHRESPIRDHNQEETQEETQEEPEKG